One part of the Entelurus aequoreus isolate RoL-2023_Sb linkage group LG05, RoL_Eaeq_v1.1, whole genome shotgun sequence genome encodes these proteins:
- the LOC133650007 gene encoding FH2 domain-containing protein 1-like isoform X2, whose protein sequence is MEAAGVPSGENGLLRASLPPPPPPPLPPPPCLLAPPGSLPSCHAARHSMKKLKWDTIPSQRVLGKSNVWTSRLPQRDLVLDISSMDKLFSRVDKWTLLQRSRLAGIKEHGGVEVGPQEPQVTILHSKRSMNIGIFLRQFKRPVAEMVEDIRQGNWCKFGSGKLKELCKMLPEESEVRQLLSFSGNLSLLPEADRFMVQLVQVPCYEELLKMMVLREEFLPLMAEVKNSLAVMIRAANELLDCDDLHAVIHLVLKAGNYMNAGGYNADAMGFRMTSLLNLADTKANTPGMNLMHYVAKQAEDIDAALLTFPGQMEHIAMALRICKEEVVADFEREVKKLKEVKLYTIRHPALFQQMETFFTAEAQLSDVDFLLHELNVLSYAVAEYFCEDPTSFKLEECCSVFHSFCRNFDRAVQENGEREAAEQRRRRKESSRLATKRRSKVSDPGSEANLESVLRSFLANDLDGVSRCRKTLELAVRHPSGDKPEPASPESPEKEHQDAEKVSEEGRHGEGAMDSPATPRTPRPRTRDYFFAKNGDVGSPWTILSPLTCSQRRAQQHRTSVSDDDDDVWESGGDPPNPNPPSLSEYPRDRALSKSPYLRSASVDETRLSPAPAFRLGSFFQRSYSSGSRTESAMMDRARALLVAAKTGDHANGPANSLGFISFFRRFGGRSKTGDVEDHVLKDDDT, encoded by the exons ATGGAGGCTGCCGGGGTCCCTTCTGGGGAAAATGGCCTCCTCCGAGCATCcttgcctcctcctcctcctcctcccctgcCGCCTCCTCCCTGTCTCCTCGCTCCCCCCGGGTCCCTCCCCTCGTGCCACGCCGCGCGGCACTCCATGAAGAAGCTGAAGTGGGACACCATCCCCAGCCAGCGCGTGCTGGGCAAGTCCAACGTGTGGACCTCCAGGCTGCCCCAGAGGGACCTGGTGCTGGACATCAGCAGCATGGACAAGCTCTTCAGCCGCGTGGACAAGTGGACCTTGCTGCAGCGCTCCAGGCTCGCGGGCATCAAGGAGCACGGTGGCGTGGAGGTCGGCCCCCAGGAGCCTCAG GTGACGATTCTGCACTCCAAAAGGAGCATGAACATCGGCATCTTCCTCCGACAGTTTAAGAG GCCGGTGGCAGAAATGGTGGAAGACATCCGCCAAGGCAACTGGTGCAAGTTTGGCAGCGGCAAGCTGAAGGAACTTTGCAAGATGCTGCCTGAAGAAAGTGAG gtgaggCAGCTGCTGTCCTTCAGCGGGAACCTCTCCCTCTTACCCGAGGCCGACCGCTTCATGGTGCAGCTGGTCCAAGTGCCGTG TTACGAGGAGCTCCTGAAGATGATGGTGCTGCGCGAGGAGTTCTTGCCTCTCATGGCGGAGGTGAAGAACTCGCTGGCGGTGATGATCAGAGCGGCTAACG AGCTGCTGGACTGTGACGACCTGCACGCCGTCATCCACCTGGTCCTGAAAGCCGGCAACTACATGAACGCC GGGGGCTACAACGCCGACGCCATGGGCTTCAGGATGACGTCGCTGCTCAACCTGGCCGACACCAAGGCCAACACGCCCGGCATGAACCTCATGCACTACGTCGCCAAG CAAGCGGAGGACATCGACGCGGCGCTGCTGACCTTCCCCGGCCAGATGGAACACATCGCCATGGCGTTAAG GATCTGCAAGGAGGAAGTGGTGGCGGACTTTGAGCGGGAGGTGAAGAAGCTGAAGGAGGTGAAGTTGTACACCATCCGACATCCCGCCCTCTTCCAGCAGATGGAGACATTTTTCACG GCCGAGGCGCAGCTCTCCGACGTGGACTTCCTCCTGCACGAGCTGAACGTGCTGAGCTACGCCGTGGCCGAGTATTTCTGCGAGGACCCGACCTCCTTCAAGCTGGAAGAGTGCTGCTCCGTCTTCCACTCCTTCTGCAGGAACTTTGACCGCGCCGTGCAG GAGAACGGCGAGCGCGAGGCGGCCGAGCAGCGGCGCAGGAGGAAGGAGAGCAGCCGCCTGGCGACCAAGCGCCGCTCCAAAGTCTCCGATCCCGGATCGGAAGCCAACTTGGAGTCTGTCTTGCGCAGCTTCCTGGCCAACGACCTGGACGGTGTCTCCCGGTGCAGGAAGACCTTGGAGCTGGCGGTCCGCCATCCGTCCGGAGACAAACCAGAGCCCGCCTCTCCGGAGAGTCCGGAGAAGGAACATCAGGATGCGGAGAAAGTGTCCGAAGAAGGAAGACACGGAGAAGGAGCGATGGACAGTCCGGCTACCCCTCGTACACCTCGGCCAAGAACCAGGGACTACTTCTTTGCCAAAAATGGCGACGTGGGCTCTCCGTGGACCATCTTGAGTCCTCTGACTTGCTCCCAGAGACGCGCTCAGCAGCACAGAACCTCCGTgtccgacgacgacgacgacgtgtGGGAAAGCGGAGGAGATCCGCCAAATCCCAATCCCCCGTCCCTCTCCGAGTACCCCCGTGACCGAGCTCTCTCCAAAAGCCCCTACTTGAGGTCCGCCTCCGTGGACGAGACCAGGCTTTCCCCCGCGCCCGCCTTCCGACTGGGGAGTTTCTTCCAAAGGTCCTACTCCTCCGGTTCCAGGACTGAATCGGCGATGATGGACCGAGCCAGGGCTTTGCTGGTCGCCGCCAAGACCGGGGACCACGCAAACGGACCGGCAAACAGCCTCGGCTTCATCTCCTTCTTCAGACGCTTCGGAGGCCGGAGCAAAACCGGAGACGTGGAGGACCACGTCCTGAAAGACGATGATACTTAA
- the LOC133650007 gene encoding FH2 domain-containing protein 1-like isoform X3, translating into MEAAGVPSGENGLLRASLPPPPPPPLPPPPCLLAPPGSLPSCHAARHSMKKLKWDTIPSQRVLGKSNVWTSRLPQRDLVLDISSMDKLFSRVDKWTLLQRSRLAGIKEHGGVEVGPQEPQVTILHSKRSMNIGIFLRQFKRPVAEMVEDIRQGNWCKFGSGKLKELCKMLPEESEVRQLLSFSGNLSLLPEADRFMVQLVQVPCYEELLKMMVLREEFLPLMAEVKNSLAVMIRAANELLDCDDLHAVIHLVLKAGNYMNAGGYNADAMGFRMTSLLNLADTKANTPGMNLMHYVAKQAEDIDAALLTFPGQMEHIAMALRICKEEVVADFEREVKKLKEVKLYTIRHPALFQQMETFFTQAEAQLSDVDFLLHELNVLSYAVAEYFCEDPTSFKLEECCSVFHSFCRNFDRAVQVWRSPLSGERRARGGRAAAQEEGEQPPGDQAPLQSLRSRIGSQLGVCLAQLPGQRPGRCLPVQEDLGAGGPPSVRRQTRARLSGESGEGTSGCGESVRRRKTRRRSDGQSGYPSYTSAKNQGLLLCQKWRRGLSVDHLESSDLLPETRSAAQNLRVRRRRRRVGKRRRSAKSQSPVPLRVPP; encoded by the exons ATGGAGGCTGCCGGGGTCCCTTCTGGGGAAAATGGCCTCCTCCGAGCATCcttgcctcctcctcctcctcctcccctgcCGCCTCCTCCCTGTCTCCTCGCTCCCCCCGGGTCCCTCCCCTCGTGCCACGCCGCGCGGCACTCCATGAAGAAGCTGAAGTGGGACACCATCCCCAGCCAGCGCGTGCTGGGCAAGTCCAACGTGTGGACCTCCAGGCTGCCCCAGAGGGACCTGGTGCTGGACATCAGCAGCATGGACAAGCTCTTCAGCCGCGTGGACAAGTGGACCTTGCTGCAGCGCTCCAGGCTCGCGGGCATCAAGGAGCACGGTGGCGTGGAGGTCGGCCCCCAGGAGCCTCAG GTGACGATTCTGCACTCCAAAAGGAGCATGAACATCGGCATCTTCCTCCGACAGTTTAAGAG GCCGGTGGCAGAAATGGTGGAAGACATCCGCCAAGGCAACTGGTGCAAGTTTGGCAGCGGCAAGCTGAAGGAACTTTGCAAGATGCTGCCTGAAGAAAGTGAG gtgaggCAGCTGCTGTCCTTCAGCGGGAACCTCTCCCTCTTACCCGAGGCCGACCGCTTCATGGTGCAGCTGGTCCAAGTGCCGTG TTACGAGGAGCTCCTGAAGATGATGGTGCTGCGCGAGGAGTTCTTGCCTCTCATGGCGGAGGTGAAGAACTCGCTGGCGGTGATGATCAGAGCGGCTAACG AGCTGCTGGACTGTGACGACCTGCACGCCGTCATCCACCTGGTCCTGAAAGCCGGCAACTACATGAACGCC GGGGGCTACAACGCCGACGCCATGGGCTTCAGGATGACGTCGCTGCTCAACCTGGCCGACACCAAGGCCAACACGCCCGGCATGAACCTCATGCACTACGTCGCCAAG CAAGCGGAGGACATCGACGCGGCGCTGCTGACCTTCCCCGGCCAGATGGAACACATCGCCATGGCGTTAAG GATCTGCAAGGAGGAAGTGGTGGCGGACTTTGAGCGGGAGGTGAAGAAGCTGAAGGAGGTGAAGTTGTACACCATCCGACATCCCGCCCTCTTCCAGCAGATGGAGACATTTTTCACG CAGGCCGAGGCGCAGCTCTCCGACGTGGACTTCCTCCTGCACGAGCTGAACGTGCTGAGCTACGCCGTGGCCGAGTATTTCTGCGAGGACCCGACCTCCTTCAAGCTGGAAGAGTGCTGCTCCGTCTTCCACTCCTTCTGCAGGAACTTTGACCGCGCCGTGCAGGTGTGGAGGAGcccgctgtcag GAGAACGGCGAGCGCGAGGCGGCCGAGCAGCGGCGCAGGAGGAAGGAGAGCAGCCGCCTGGCGACCAAGCGCCGCTCCAAAGTCTCCGATCCCGGATCGGAAGCCAACTTGGAGTCTGTCTTGCGCAGCTTCCTGGCCAACGACCTGGACGGTGTCTCCCGGTGCAGGAAGACCTTGGAGCTGGCGGTCCGCCATCCGTCCGGAGACAAACCAGAGCCCGCCTCTCCGGAGAGTCCGGAGAAGGAACATCAGGATGCGGAGAAAGTGTCCGAAGAAGGAAGACACGGAGAAGGAGCGATGGACAGTCCGGCTACCCCTCGTACACCTCGGCCAAGAACCAGGGACTACTTCTTTGCCAAAAATGGCGACGTGGGCTCTCCGTGGACCATCTTGAGTCCTCTGACTTGCTCCCAGAGACGCGCTCAGCAGCACAGAACCTCCGTgtccgacgacgacgacgacgtgtGGGAAAGCGGAGGAGATCCGCCAAATCCCAATCCCCCGTCCCTCTCCGAGTACCCCCGTGA
- the LOC133650007 gene encoding FH2 domain-containing protein 1-like isoform X1, whose product MEAAGVPSGENGLLRASLPPPPPPPLPPPPCLLAPPGSLPSCHAARHSMKKLKWDTIPSQRVLGKSNVWTSRLPQRDLVLDISSMDKLFSRVDKWTLLQRSRLAGIKEHGGVEVGPQEPQVTILHSKRSMNIGIFLRQFKRPVAEMVEDIRQGNWCKFGSGKLKELCKMLPEESEVRQLLSFSGNLSLLPEADRFMVQLVQVPCYEELLKMMVLREEFLPLMAEVKNSLAVMIRAANELLDCDDLHAVIHLVLKAGNYMNAGGYNADAMGFRMTSLLNLADTKANTPGMNLMHYVAKQAEDIDAALLTFPGQMEHIAMALRICKEEVVADFEREVKKLKEVKLYTIRHPALFQQMETFFTQAEAQLSDVDFLLHELNVLSYAVAEYFCEDPTSFKLEECCSVFHSFCRNFDRAVQENGEREAAEQRRRRKESSRLATKRRSKVSDPGSEANLESVLRSFLANDLDGVSRCRKTLELAVRHPSGDKPEPASPESPEKEHQDAEKVSEEGRHGEGAMDSPATPRTPRPRTRDYFFAKNGDVGSPWTILSPLTCSQRRAQQHRTSVSDDDDDVWESGGDPPNPNPPSLSEYPRDRALSKSPYLRSASVDETRLSPAPAFRLGSFFQRSYSSGSRTESAMMDRARALLVAAKTGDHANGPANSLGFISFFRRFGGRSKTGDVEDHVLKDDDT is encoded by the exons ATGGAGGCTGCCGGGGTCCCTTCTGGGGAAAATGGCCTCCTCCGAGCATCcttgcctcctcctcctcctcctcccctgcCGCCTCCTCCCTGTCTCCTCGCTCCCCCCGGGTCCCTCCCCTCGTGCCACGCCGCGCGGCACTCCATGAAGAAGCTGAAGTGGGACACCATCCCCAGCCAGCGCGTGCTGGGCAAGTCCAACGTGTGGACCTCCAGGCTGCCCCAGAGGGACCTGGTGCTGGACATCAGCAGCATGGACAAGCTCTTCAGCCGCGTGGACAAGTGGACCTTGCTGCAGCGCTCCAGGCTCGCGGGCATCAAGGAGCACGGTGGCGTGGAGGTCGGCCCCCAGGAGCCTCAG GTGACGATTCTGCACTCCAAAAGGAGCATGAACATCGGCATCTTCCTCCGACAGTTTAAGAG GCCGGTGGCAGAAATGGTGGAAGACATCCGCCAAGGCAACTGGTGCAAGTTTGGCAGCGGCAAGCTGAAGGAACTTTGCAAGATGCTGCCTGAAGAAAGTGAG gtgaggCAGCTGCTGTCCTTCAGCGGGAACCTCTCCCTCTTACCCGAGGCCGACCGCTTCATGGTGCAGCTGGTCCAAGTGCCGTG TTACGAGGAGCTCCTGAAGATGATGGTGCTGCGCGAGGAGTTCTTGCCTCTCATGGCGGAGGTGAAGAACTCGCTGGCGGTGATGATCAGAGCGGCTAACG AGCTGCTGGACTGTGACGACCTGCACGCCGTCATCCACCTGGTCCTGAAAGCCGGCAACTACATGAACGCC GGGGGCTACAACGCCGACGCCATGGGCTTCAGGATGACGTCGCTGCTCAACCTGGCCGACACCAAGGCCAACACGCCCGGCATGAACCTCATGCACTACGTCGCCAAG CAAGCGGAGGACATCGACGCGGCGCTGCTGACCTTCCCCGGCCAGATGGAACACATCGCCATGGCGTTAAG GATCTGCAAGGAGGAAGTGGTGGCGGACTTTGAGCGGGAGGTGAAGAAGCTGAAGGAGGTGAAGTTGTACACCATCCGACATCCCGCCCTCTTCCAGCAGATGGAGACATTTTTCACG CAGGCCGAGGCGCAGCTCTCCGACGTGGACTTCCTCCTGCACGAGCTGAACGTGCTGAGCTACGCCGTGGCCGAGTATTTCTGCGAGGACCCGACCTCCTTCAAGCTGGAAGAGTGCTGCTCCGTCTTCCACTCCTTCTGCAGGAACTTTGACCGCGCCGTGCAG GAGAACGGCGAGCGCGAGGCGGCCGAGCAGCGGCGCAGGAGGAAGGAGAGCAGCCGCCTGGCGACCAAGCGCCGCTCCAAAGTCTCCGATCCCGGATCGGAAGCCAACTTGGAGTCTGTCTTGCGCAGCTTCCTGGCCAACGACCTGGACGGTGTCTCCCGGTGCAGGAAGACCTTGGAGCTGGCGGTCCGCCATCCGTCCGGAGACAAACCAGAGCCCGCCTCTCCGGAGAGTCCGGAGAAGGAACATCAGGATGCGGAGAAAGTGTCCGAAGAAGGAAGACACGGAGAAGGAGCGATGGACAGTCCGGCTACCCCTCGTACACCTCGGCCAAGAACCAGGGACTACTTCTTTGCCAAAAATGGCGACGTGGGCTCTCCGTGGACCATCTTGAGTCCTCTGACTTGCTCCCAGAGACGCGCTCAGCAGCACAGAACCTCCGTgtccgacgacgacgacgacgtgtGGGAAAGCGGAGGAGATCCGCCAAATCCCAATCCCCCGTCCCTCTCCGAGTACCCCCGTGACCGAGCTCTCTCCAAAAGCCCCTACTTGAGGTCCGCCTCCGTGGACGAGACCAGGCTTTCCCCCGCGCCCGCCTTCCGACTGGGGAGTTTCTTCCAAAGGTCCTACTCCTCCGGTTCCAGGACTGAATCGGCGATGATGGACCGAGCCAGGGCTTTGCTGGTCGCCGCCAAGACCGGGGACCACGCAAACGGACCGGCAAACAGCCTCGGCTTCATCTCCTTCTTCAGACGCTTCGGAGGCCGGAGCAAAACCGGAGACGTGGAGGACCACGTCCTGAAAGACGATGATACTTAA